In the genome of Neisseria animaloris, one region contains:
- a CDS encoding UDP-2,3-diacylglucosamine diphosphatase, translated as MPKTVFIADLHLSDDTPELNRLFFQALENWRGNADALYILGDLFEVWLGDDVLSDTAVQTASALKDFGRTAPVYFICGNRDFLLGKRYAVQAGMTLLPENQTVELYGKTYLITHGDEMCTDDISYQRFRRIIRRPWLQKLLLALPQSRRRKIAAKIRAASKQKKQAMGHTPVSDVTEQGVQTALNHYPQTEALIHGHTHRPAVHEHSCNGRTVKRYVLPDWYGGSGGYLKVSPAGVEMVVLKTEAV; from the coding sequence ATGCCCAAAACCGTATTTATCGCTGATTTGCATTTGTCCGACGATACGCCGGAATTGAACCGTTTGTTTTTCCAAGCGCTGGAAAACTGGCGGGGCAACGCGGATGCGCTTTACATACTGGGCGACTTGTTTGAAGTATGGCTGGGCGATGACGTATTAAGCGACACCGCTGTTCAGACGGCCTCGGCTTTAAAAGACTTCGGCCGAACCGCACCGGTATATTTTATCTGCGGCAACCGCGATTTTCTGCTCGGAAAACGTTATGCCGTCCAAGCAGGCATGACGCTGCTGCCTGAAAACCAAACCGTCGAACTTTACGGCAAAACCTATCTGATTACCCACGGCGACGAAATGTGTACCGACGATATTTCCTACCAACGCTTCCGCCGCATCATCCGCCGGCCGTGGCTGCAAAAACTGCTGCTTGCCCTGCCGCAAAGCCGCCGCCGCAAAATCGCCGCCAAAATCCGCGCCGCCAGCAAACAGAAAAAGCAGGCGATGGGGCATACGCCCGTTTCCGACGTAACCGAGCAAGGCGTTCAGACGGCCTTAAACCACTACCCGCAAACCGAAGCGCTTATCCACGGCCACACCCACCGGCCGGCGGTACATGAACATAGTTGCAACGGCCGCACGGTAAAACGCTATGTGCTGCCCGATTGGTACGGCGGCAGTGGCGGCTATTTGAAAGTATCGCCCGCAGGAGTGGAAATGGTGGTATTAAAAACAGAGGCCGTCTGA
- a CDS encoding TSUP family transporter, producing MDSIFVDGSIIAEYFYIGLGLLVLASLVAGYIDAIAGGAGLILIPAFLMVGLPPQVALAQEKLVSTIGTLAAIKNFMKSSSIVWKIIPVGIVSALIGAYIGAKVILMLPAHVISYIILAFLPIGLFATLFKGKLLAKADSGESNEIKKSAFAVFITCLIVGFYDGFFGPGTGSIFIIALFIINKLTLLQASATSKIFNFASNIGAFVAFLLAGKMAFLIGIPMILANLVGNHFGSLHAINSNGEIIKKVLIVTVGLIMCTMIYKAVAG from the coding sequence ATGGATTCTATTTTTGTTGACGGTAGCATTATTGCCGAATATTTTTACATAGGTTTAGGCCTGCTGGTGTTAGCTTCTTTAGTTGCAGGCTATATCGATGCCATCGCCGGAGGAGCCGGGTTGATCCTTATTCCCGCTTTCTTAATGGTAGGCCTACCCCCACAAGTAGCTCTGGCACAGGAAAAACTGGTCAGCACAATAGGTACGCTTGCTGCCATTAAAAATTTTATGAAAAGTAGCTCTATTGTATGGAAAATCATACCCGTAGGAATTGTCTCAGCATTAATTGGCGCATATATCGGCGCAAAAGTTATTTTGATGCTTCCTGCACATGTGATTAGTTACATTATTTTAGCTTTTCTGCCCATAGGTCTTTTCGCCACCCTGTTTAAAGGAAAGCTGCTTGCAAAAGCCGACAGCGGTGAATCTAACGAAATTAAAAAGTCTGCTTTTGCTGTTTTCATCACTTGTCTGATAGTAGGTTTTTATGACGGATTTTTCGGCCCTGGAACAGGAAGTATTTTTATCATTGCATTATTTATCATCAACAAATTAACCCTATTACAAGCATCTGCCACTTCGAAGATTTTCAATTTTGCTTCTAATATCGGTGCATTTGTGGCTTTTCTACTTGCGGGGAAAATGGCTTTTTTAATAGGCATCCCCATGATTCTTGCCAATTTAGTCGGCAATCATTTTGGCAGCTTGCATGCCATTAACAGTAATGGTGAAATTATCAAAAAAGTTTTAATTGTTACTGTCGGCTTGATCATGTGTACCATGATTTATAAAGCCGTTGCAGGATAA
- a CDS encoding TauD/TfdA family dioxygenase, translating into MDNNTLYQQAVAHSIKHDFHIKFSADLNNLKSNSFTLSQIEIDSFLPDTPTETGFVHNSDIPTTSISLLAYLHALNLYPVVYEGENDGQLIRHVVPRKGLEKQISSYGSNETFYPHVDNPDLRLRSENLQQSIKTPSPDTLTLLCLRQHEGVATSILLLNDILAFLSNEEKLLLQDPVFSVNRPASFKGNYSSSNLPLLIQESDNSYISRFDYHNLSTQHSPEHICALDKFKQISTDKSIWKSFYLQPGQAVTFDNQKTLHTRNGFQPLFNGKDRWLLRVFGLYQKPSDCCLVTPSCKHHLKTS; encoded by the coding sequence TTGGATAACAACACCTTATACCAGCAAGCTGTTGCTCACAGCATAAAACATGATTTCCATATAAAATTTTCTGCTGATCTTAATAATTTAAAATCTAATTCCTTTACACTCAGTCAAATAGAAATTGACAGCTTCTTACCGGACACCCCAACTGAAACAGGATTTGTTCATAATTCTGATATTCCGACTACCTCAATTTCCCTGCTTGCCTATTTGCATGCTTTAAACCTTTATCCTGTTGTTTACGAAGGTGAAAATGATGGCCAACTTATTCGCCATGTAGTGCCTCGAAAAGGTTTAGAGAAGCAAATCAGCTCTTACGGCTCAAATGAAACTTTTTACCCTCATGTAGATAACCCTGATTTACGACTTCGTAGTGAAAACCTCCAACAGTCGATTAAAACTCCTTCTCCAGATACATTAACCTTACTCTGCTTAAGGCAACACGAAGGAGTGGCAACCAGCATTTTATTATTAAACGATATACTGGCTTTCTTATCCAACGAAGAAAAACTGCTTTTGCAAGACCCTGTATTTTCAGTTAACAGACCTGCTTCTTTCAAAGGCAACTACTCTTCTAGTAACTTACCTTTACTGATTCAGGAGTCTGATAACTCATATATTTCAAGATTTGACTATCATAATTTATCTACTCAACACAGCCCCGAGCATATCTGTGCACTAGACAAGTTCAAACAGATTTCAACAGATAAATCTATTTGGAAATCTTTTTATCTCCAACCTGGACAGGCTGTTACATTTGACAATCAAAAAACACTACATACCAGAAATGGATTTCAGCCTCTTTTCAATGGCAAAGACCGATGGCTGCTACGCGTATTCGGTTTATACCAAAAGCCTTCCGATTGTTGTTTGGTTACGCCCAGCTGCAAACATCATCTTAAAACTTCATAA